Proteins from a genomic interval of Pararge aegeria chromosome 26, ilParAegt1.1, whole genome shotgun sequence:
- the LOC120635462 gene encoding DNA/RNA-binding protein KIN17, translated as MGKAEKGTPKYIANKMKAKGLQKLRWYCQMCQKQCRDENGFKCHTMSESHQRQLLLFADNASKYIDEFSKEFSDGYVELLRRQFGTKRVSANKAYQDYISNRDHLHMNATQWETLTDFVKWLGREGKCVVDETEKGWFVAYIDRDPATIAAQEAKAKKEKLDKDDQERMLEFVQRQVEKGKKESTQQGPTYTELKRESSQERLTLNLNLKRKTEESKPNTSMSAFKMKSKEESSVKKPKSEEKIKQNALDEIMATQEREKEKANRKDYWLREDIIVKIVTKSLGDKFYKRKAVVERVVDKYAAHVKLTDENVKLKLDQNHVETVIPSPGRAVCFVNGAYRGQVGVLRSINTDRFCCEVEISQGLLRGRVLKDVQYEDISKLAS; from the exons ATGGGTAAAGCGGAAAAGGGTACTCCGAAGTACATAGCGAACAAAATGAAGGCTAAAGGCCTGCAAAAACTGCGGTGGTATTGCCAAATGTGTCAGAAACAGTGTCGTGATGAAAACGGTTTCAAGTGCCATACTATGTCGGAGTCCCATCAAAGGCAGCTGCTATTGTTCGCTGACAACGCCTCGAAGTACATAGACGAGTTCTCTAAAGAGTTTTCCGATGGCTATGTGGAGTTGCTACGACGTCAGTTTGGTACAAAGAGAGTTAGCGCTAACAAAGCCTATCAAGACTATATATCTAATAG aGATCACCTCCACATGAATGCCACACAATGGGAGACCCTCACAGACTTTGTGAAGTGGTTGGGGAGAGAGGGCAAGTGTGTGGTGGACGAGACTGAGAAGGGCTGGTTTGTGGCATACATAGACAGGGATCCCGCCACCATCGCTGCGCAGGAAGCCAAGGCAAAGAAAGAGAAGCTGGATAAAGATGACCAG GAGAGAATGCTGGAGTTTGTCCAGCGTCAAGTGGAGAAAGGAAAGAAGGAGTCCACACAGCAAGGACCAACGTACACAGAGCTGAAGAGAGAGAGCAGTCAGGAGAGACTCACTCTCAATCTCAACCTGAAGAGGAAGACTGAAG AATCAAAACCCAACACGTCAATGTCAGCATTCAAAATGAAATCCAAAGAGGAATCCTCCGTGAAGAAACCAAAGTCCGAAGAGAAGATCAAACAGAACGCCTTGGACGAAATCATGGCGACGCAAGAACGCGAGAAAGAGAAGGCGAATAG AAAGGACTACTGGTTGAGAGAAGACATAATAGTTAAAATTGTGACAAAATCGCTCGGCGACAAATTCTACAAGCGGAAAGCGGTCGTGGAGAGAGTGGTCGATAAGTACGCTGCGCATGTCAAACTGACAGATGAAAATGTCAAGCTGAAACTCGATCAG AACCACGTGGAAACAGTGATACCTTCGCCGGGGCGTGCGGTTTGCTTTGTGAACGGCGCGTACCGGGGCCAAGTAGGCGTGCTTAGGAGCATCAATACAGACCGGTTCTGCTGCGAAGTGGAG ATATCACAGGGTCTTCTGAGAGGCAGAGTCCTGAAGGATGTACAGTATGAAGATATCAGCAAATTAGCATCGTGA
- the LOC120635169 gene encoding zinc finger protein 780B-like: MDGMDVLWSKERLYKIFSKDCIRVNATHASGDGGSPLRCCRLCGGDGNLKCFCETYLWEGVEERYDELLFNCFGIRASTDAMICERCVHQLRNTQRFRALVQSAFARPPSEYSSNQSQLGIGEGFVRKTIKSKAKLSRFDLAKKVASTGTDLNHRKSRAERKKNICNTKAQVRRMNIACSVCKQKYPMLVPFDGCKKFVCSRCKKVGRNSANCSKVNARVPANMSRDHSELHAKTDLRGRSRLFSVQKLPPQTVKAPIHSKPKYQCKQCTKNYSVAEHLTQHVSIVHEKTKGTVCKICEKDFNTKEMLDRHMRMHTGQPIYQCDVCMRVFKGKRAFQTHYLTHGK; encoded by the exons atggatGGAATGGACGTGCTATGGTCTAAAGAGagattgtataaaatttttagtaaa gATTGTATAAGAGTGAACGCGACACATGCGTCTGGTGACGGGGGATCCCCGCTCCGTTGCTGCCGACTTTGTGGTGGGGATGGGAACCTGAAGTGTTTCTGCGAGACTTACCTGTGGGAGGGCGTGGAGGAGCGGTATGATGAACTGCTGTTCAACTGCTTTGGTATACGG GCATCAACAGACGCCATGATATGTGAACGCTGCGTCCATCAGCTCCGAAACACCCAACGGTTCCGAGCGCTCGTGCAGTCCGCTTTTGCGAGACCGCCCAGTGAAT ATTCAAGTAATCAATCCCAACTGGGCATCGGCGAAGGTTTTGTTCGGAAGACAATCAAAAGCAAAGCGAAACTATCGAGATTTGATCTCGCGAAAAAGGTTGCCAGTACTGGCACAGACTTGAACCACAGAAAATCTAGAGCTGagaggaaaaaaaacatttgcaacACCAAAGCGCAAGTTCGGCGGATGAATATAGCTTGTTCTGTGTGCAAGCAGAAGTATCCAATGCTAGTTCCTTTTGATGGATGCAAGAAGTTTGTCTGCTCGAGGTGCAAGAAAGTCGGCCGTAACAGTGCAAATTGCAGTAAAGTTAACGCAAGAGTGCCGGCGAATATGTCGAGGGATCATTCGGAGTTACACGCTAAAACTGACCTTAGGGGAAGAAGCAG ACTGTTTAGTGTGCAAAAATTACCCCCGCAGACGGTTAAAGCACCTATACACTCCAAGCCCAAATACCAGTGCAAACAGTGTACGAAAAATTATTCTGTCGCGGAACATTTGACGCAGCACGTTAGCATTGTACACGAGAAAACAAAGGGCACAGTTTGTAAAATATGTGAAAAGGATTTTAATACGAAGGAAATGTTAGACAGGCATATGAGGATGCATACAGGCCAGCCGATATACCAGTGCGACGTGTGCATGCGAGTTTTTAAAGGCAAAAGAGCTTTTCAGACACACTACTTAACCcatggaaaataa
- the LOC120635412 gene encoding tropomyosin-like: MSLKMLHQSAQKARNNHSVRFSSDELPKFKSLESPDGMHPFANHSLLSVDSGAPSPDCVFQPAVQRYRLNEQRIKLLTAINQIVQQRADLEANRSTLSSMLEELRRKLKRRIEECHFDKKEKMKALKQANQKLEREKFSVVTEIEHLKRHLEKEETHHLQHARNAVAQAIQGVTRSTADRLFAPCSVAELPNIVSRNVARNAPSRVADNKLAAARLMRDIAELRQRVAQIEARLANELKRKRQAEIDIVRLRKELSTTKSCVASLRMPGRQQCSKFA, from the exons ATGTCCCTCAAAATGTTGCACCAGTCTGCACAGAAAGCCCGAAACAACCACAGTGTGAGATTCTCCAGCGACGAACTGCCCAAATTTAAGTCACTG GAATCCCCGGACGGCATGCACCCCTTCGCAAACCACTCCCTCCTCAGCGTGGACTCCGGCGCGCCGAGCCCTGACTGCGTCTTCCAGCCAGCAGTCCAGAGATACAGACTCAATGAGCAAC GAATCAAGCTCCTGACAGCTATCAACCAGATAGTCCAGCAACGAGCCGATTTAGAAGCGAACAGGTCAACTCTCTCCAGCATGCTGGAAGAATTAAGAAGGAAGCTGAAAAGAAGAATCGAGGAGTGCCACTTTGATAAGAAAGAGAAGATGAAG GCACTGAAACAGGCGAACCAGAAACTTGAGAGGGAGAAGTTTAGCGTAGTGACAGAGATAGAGCATCTCAAGAGACATTTGGAGAAGGAGGAGACGCATCATTTGCAGCACGCCAGGAATGCTGTGGCACAG GCGATACAAGGAGTAACGCGGTCGACAGCAGACCGTCTGTTCGCGCCGTGCTCCGTGGCGGAACTGCCCAACATCGTCAGCAGAAACGTCGCCCGGAACGCTCCGTCCAGAGTT GCCGACAACAAGCTGGCAGCCGCACGACTAATGCGTGACATCGCTGAGCTGAGGCAACGCGTCGCGCAGATTGAGGCGAGACTCGCGAACGAGCTTAAG CGTAAACGGCAGGCTGAGATCGACATTGTGCGACTAAGGAAGGAGCTTTCCACAACCAAGAGCTGTGTCGCCTCGCTTCGGATGCCGGGTAGGCAACAATGCTCTAAGTTCGCTTGA